The Actinoplanes sp. N902-109 genomic interval CGACCACTGGTGGAAGGCCCGGTGGAACGAGCTCGGCTCGTCGTAGCCCAGCAGGAACGCGATCTCCGTCATGGTCACGTCCGGTCGGTTCAGGTAGTGCCGGGCGAGGTGCAGCCGCGTCCGCTCCAGCACAGCCTGAAAGGTCGTGCCTTCCTCGGCCAGGCGGCGCTGCAGCGTACGGCTGCTGACCGCCAGGCGGCGGGCCACGCCGGCGGCGGTGGCCTCGCCGGCCGGCAGCAGATCGTTCAGGGCGGCGCGGACCCGGTCGGCCGTCGACTCGCTCCGGTCGAGATCGCCGAGGCGGCGGCGCAGGTCCGGCTCGAACAGCTGCCACAGCTCGGCGTTCGCGGTCAGGAACGGCCGGCGGGCGTCCAGCCCGGTGAACGCCACCGTCGCTGGTGAGCCCCGCCGGATCCGGACCCCCAGGAAGTCGGCGTACGCCTCGGCCGCCGCGCCGGCGGGCGGGTCCGGGACCCGGACGGACAGCGGCGTGACCCGCGTTCGCGTCCCCAGCCGGGCGAGCGCCACCACAAAAGCGACCTCGTACGCGACAAAGCTGGGCGGCGGCGGCGGAGCGGGCGGCCACCGCATCGAGACACGCAGCTGATCGGTGTCCGCGTCCACCGCCATCTGCTGCGGGCCCAGCAGCCGCTTGTGGGTGGCGACCCGCTCGGTGGCGTGGCGCAGATCCGGGCTGCACAGCGCGGCGAAGATCGCCGGCTGGAACGTCTCCGTGCTGATCCGGGCGGCCAGCGTCGCCCCGATCGCGGGGTCCCCGGCCAGCGCTTCCAGCGCCGTCCAGCAGCGGTAGAACTGCTCCTGGGTGAGCAGCACCTGGGGGCCGCGGAACAGGTCCTCCGGCAGGCCCGCGGCCTGCAGTACCCGCCCGGCGGGCACGCCGAGGTCAGCCATCGTGGCCGCGACGGCGGGACTCACACTGAACCGGCCGGTGGTCACGGCCGCCCGATCGCACCAGTGTCGGCCAGGGCCGCCTCGACGTCGACGTCGAGGCCGGTGAGTCGCTGCGAGACCGTCCACAGGGTCTCGATCGCGGCGTCGGAACCGGGCCGGAACAGCCGCCGCGCGACCGGCGGCCCGCCCGCGGACCAGCGCGGCCCGTACATCGTGCCGCCCTCGGCCTCCGGATCGGTGGCCGCGCGCAGCTGGCTGAGCGCGCCGCGCTCGACCGTCATCCCGAACCGCCGGGTCAGGGCGTCGAAGAACCGGGCGAGGCGACCGCCCCCACCGGCGGCGACCGTGGTGGCCTGCAGGCCGGAGTCGGTGAACCCCGGGTGGGCGGTCAGCGCCCGGGCGGCGACCCCGGCCGCCCGGAACCGCCGGTCCAGCCCCTGCGCGAAGTGCCGGTTCGCGAGCTTCGAGTCGTCGTAGGCACGCCACGGGTCGAAGTCGCGCAGCCGCGACGGATCGCCGGGGTCGAGCGGCCGTCCGAGGTGCTGGGCGCCGCTGGTCACGGTGACCACTCGCGCCCCGGGCACGCGCACGATCGCGGGCAGCAGGTGCGCCGTGAGCGCCCAGTGACCCAGGTGGTTGACGCCGAGCTGAGTCTCGAACCCGTCAGCGGTGAGCCCCTGCGGCATCGCCATCACCCCCGCATTGTTCATCAGGAGGTCGACCGCGGGGTGGACACTGCGGATCCGGCGGGCCGCGGCAGCGACGGAGGCCAACGAGCCGAGATCCAGTTCGACCAGTTCGGCCGAGGCACCGGGGTGCACGGCTCGCAGCCGCTCGAGCGCAGCCGCACCCTTGACCTGGTCGCGGGCGGCCAGCACGACGTGCGCGCCGCGCCCGGCCAGCGCCACAGCGGAGGCGAGCCCGAGGCCCCCATTGGCCCCGGTGACGACAGCCACGCGGCCGTGCTGATCGGGAATGTCGGCCGTGGTCCAGGACATCGTTGCGCTCCCTACGCCGAACGGATTCTTGCCTGGCCTCACGCTAGGAACCGGCGGCACCGCGGGCATTGGCGGATCGCGCCAACTCCCCGCCGATCGCGCCAACGTCGCCGCCCCGGCCGGCGCCCTGGTCCGCGAAGAAGGGGAGCGGATCCGCAGCCTGGCAACGGAAGCACTGAGTCTGCTCAGCTGAGGTCCGGAGTTTGTCCGTGTCACTGTCGAGCTACAGCCGGAGCCGGGATACGACGTACTGTGGCGGTATGCCGAAGCCCGGACTTGATGCGGAACAGAGTGCGGAAGCTGCCCGGGTCACCGCTTTGATCGATCGCCTCGCTGCTGAAGAATCAGTCGACGACCACCTCGAAGCGCTACCGGAATTGCGCGGGATGAGCAATGACGCAGTAGTGCTGGGTGATGTGCTCGGGGACGTCCTGCACCGGGTGATTGCCGGAGCACAGGCAGACACGATCTCTTACTGGCCGATCTTGGACCTCCTGCGCGCTGCCGGGGCCGACGAAGAGCGTGCTGCGGCGAAGGCTGCCTGGCTACGCAGCCAGACAACGGATTCACAGAGCACGGCGAAGTAACGCAGGCACTCCGCATGATCGAGCGTCCGACCAGCTCGCTTCCCGTCACATCGCGGGACTGCTTCGGCCGGCTGCAACGCACGATCGGCGGCCATGCCGGATGACAGCCGCAGCGTTGACAGCGGGAATCCGCTAACCGATGAGCGGCTTGGTCATCTGCTGAGTGACGACCTGGTAGCCGAGTCGCTCATACAGTCTGATCGCCGTCTCGTTGGCGCCGAACACGTTGAGGCCGAGACGGCGCACGCCCCGTTGAACGAGCTCGCGTTCGGCGGCAAGCATCAAGCCTCGGCCGTAACCCTTGCCCCGATGCGCGTCGTCGACCACAACGAAGTAGACCCATGCGGTGTCCGGGTGATTCGCCCCGCCCGGCAGCGCGAGCCATATCCAGCCGATCCGCTCACCGTCAGCTTCACCGATGTACAGCAGCATGTGCTCTGTCGCCACGCCGTCCGGCAAGTACTGCTTACGCTGCTGCTGAATGTCAGCCGCCGCATCCTCCTGTCGGATGACACCGCCGGCCACCCTCGCGGTGAGGTAATCGGCGAACGCGGTGTCGACGACAGAGTCGAACTCGCTCGAGGTCATGGGACGCAGCTCCACGGTCATATGCCGTATCCAACCCGATGCGCGCCACAGCCGGGGTGCGTGCGGTGGCGAGCTGCACCAGCCGGCGCAGCTCGCCCTCGCGACCGATCATCACCGGGTCGCTGCCACCGCGGATGTGTCGCACGGCGCCAGGGCACCGGCGAGGCGGCCCCGCGTAGGGTCTGCGGCCCGCCCGGCGGGCCAGCCGGGCCAGGCTCGACATCGGGAGCTGCGACCTTTTCCTTCGCGGTCCGTTGGGGATCAGGCATACCAGCCGCCTCAGCGCGGCACGGCCCGGAACCAGGCCGTCCGGTCGGCCGGGTCCGGGCCCCGGCGCGGCTGGACCGGCGGCCGCCGCCCGGTGACCGGCGCGTGATGGTCGAAGCGGGTCACCAGCACGCCCTCGCCCCCGGTCAGGTCGGGCAGCGCGGTGGTCAGCGCGGGCACCTGCGCGGCGGGCAGGTGGCCCGCCAGCCGTACGTAACCGCCGTTGGTCGCGGTGTCCAGGACCAGCGCCCCGAGCCGGCCCAGCAGCGCGGTCACCGGGCCGTGCGCGGGCCGCGGCAGGTCCAGCTCGAACCGGTTGACCGGCTGGCAGACCCGGGTGCCGGCCGGGGCCAGGGCGGCGGCCACCACCACCGGGGCGAGGTTGCGGAAGTCGGCGGCCACACTGGACACCGACTTGTCGAACTTCTGGTGCGATGCGCTCTGCCGGGGCCAGTACTGCGAGGACGTCATCGTCACCATGCAGTCGGTGACCGGCCAGCCGGCCGGTCCCTGGCGCAGCGCGGCGCGGACGCCCTCCTCGGTGGCGGCGATGAACGCCGGGGGCAGCCGGCCGGGCTCGATGCCGGGGCGGAACTCGACGCCGTGCCCGGCCGGCGCCGCCTCGAGCCGCAGGCCGATCCCGGCCAGGTACGGGTTGCCCCGTTCCTTGACCCGCTCCTGCGCCGAACCGGTGCCGGTGACCCGCTCGATGCAGGCGACGGCGGTGCCGGAGAACCGCGCCGCGACACCGTACCGGTCCTGCAGCAGGGCCGCGAGCACCTCCTTCTGCACCTCGCCGTGCAGGCTGACCACCGCCTCGCCGGCCTGCTCGTCGAGGCGCAGGTCGATCAGCGGGTCCTCGTCGGCCAGCTCGGCCAGCCCGGCGAACAGCGCCGTGCGCCGCGCCGGGTCGACCGGCTCGACCAGCGCCTGCAGGGTGGCCGGCGGGAAGCGGTGGGCGCGCCGGCCGGGCGGGGCGCCGAGGGTCTCGCCGATCCGCGCCGACGTGCCGCGCAGCGCGGCGATCTGCCCGGCCCGGGCGGCCGGGTGCACCGCCACCTCACCGGGCGCGCTGACCGCCACCTCGGTGATCCGCTCGGGCCGCCGCCCGGCGAAGGCGACCCGGTCGCGCACCCGCAGCTCGCCCGACCACAGCCGGACCCACGCCCGCCGGCCGTGCCCGTCCCGGTCGACCGCGAACACGCTGCCCGCAGCCGGTCCGCCCGGCTCACCCGCACGCGGCAGCAGCCCGGTCACCACCCGGCGCAGCTGCGGCACCCCGGCGCCGGTCAGCGCCGAGCCGTGCAGCACCGGGGTGAGCGTCTGCCGGCGGATGCCCCGGCGCAGCGCCGAACGCACCGCGGCGCGCCCCGGCCGTTGCCCGGCGAGCCAGGCCGCGAGGACCCGGTCGTCGCCGTCCGCGACCGCCTCGACGACGGGTTCCGCGTCCAGCGCCAGCGCCCCGACCCGGGCGTCGCGCGTCCCGGCGCCGGTGACCCGGGTGAGCGGGACCAGGTGCGGGGTGAGCCGGTGCCGGGCCTGGGTCACGACCCGGTCCGCGTCGGCCCCGGACCGGTCGACCTTGTTGACGAACAGCACGGCCGGCACGCCGATGCGGCGCAACGCCCGCCAGATCACCACGGTCTGCGGCTGCACCCCCTCCACGCCGGAGACCACCAGCACCGCGGCGTCCAGCACGGCCAGCGAGCGCTCCACCTCGGCGATGAAGTCGGGGTGGCCCGGGGTGTCGAGCAGATTGACGGTCAGGTCGCCGAGCGCGAACGAGGTCACCGCGGCGCGGATCGTGATGCCGCGCCGGCGTTCCAGCTCCATCGCGTCGGTGACGGTGGTCCCGGCGTCGACGCTGCCGGGCTCGCTCAGCACGCCCGCTTCGAACAGCAGGCGCTCGGTCAGACTGGTCTTGCCGGCGTCAACATGGGCGACGACGCCGAGATTGAGAAAGGCCAACACGCAACTCCACGGTCAGACGGGCAGGGGTCCGGAGCGTGGAAGCAGCGCGCACGGGTTTCTCCTCTCGAAACGGTCGGGTCGATGCTGGCACGGCCCGCGGCGGCGGGCCACTGATTTACCGTACGGAGAACTCGTTGCCGTCCGGATCGGCGAGCAGGACACCGCCGTCCGCCGTGCTGCCGAGCCGCGCCGCCCCGAGCGAGACCAGCCGTTCGACACCGGCCGCCCGGTCGCCGCCGGTCGTGGTGAGCTCGAAGCGCTGCCGGCGCACCCCGGGCCTGGGGGCCACCGGGGGCCCGCCCCAGGCGACTTTCGTTCCCCCGTACGGGGACTGGATCGCGGTCTCCTCGTCCTGGTCCCACACCAGGGGCCAGCCCAGTGCGGCGCTCCAGAACAGCCCCACCGCCCGGTTGCCGTCGCAGGCGACCTCACCGAGCAGCCCGCAGCCGGCCAGGAACTTGTTGCCCGGTTCGATCACGCAGAACTCGTTGCCGGCCGGGTCGGCCAGCACGATGTGGCCCTCCTCGGGCCGCTGCCCCACGTCGAGATGGTTGGCGCCGAGTCCGAGCGCCTGCTCCACCCGCTCGAGCTGGTCGGCGAGGCTGGTGCTGGTCACGTGCAGGTGCAGCCGGTTGAGCCCGGTCCGGGCGACCTCCGGCGCGGCCCTGAACCGCAGCTCCACCTGCGTTTCGTCGCCCGCCACGGTGGTTTCGCCGGTCAGTTCCCGGCCGAGCAGCGCCGCCCAGAACCGGGCCGTGCGGGCCGGGTCGGCATCGTCGAAGGTGATCGCCAGTGTGAACACGACGGCATGGTAGTCACCTTGTCCGGCATCGACGGACCGATTTTCCGGTCCCGTGCCGGGGTCAGCCGCTGAAGCGGGGACTCCTGGCCATGGCGGTGTAGGCGGCGAGGGACTGCGGGTTGGTGTCGATGCGCCAGCGCTCGTCGTAGCCGGGGTGGGTGTCGGTGTCGAACCAGACCACGCCGCCGACCGCCGGGCGGGCCGCGACCCACTGGGCGAACAGGGTGATCCAGTCGGCCTTGGTGCGGCCGCCGTAGTCGACCGCCCCGACTTCGGTGATCATGATGGGTTTGTGCGTGCCGTAAGCGTTGTAGATGGGGTCGAACAGCGTCGCCGGGGTCTCGTGGTGCAGGTTGTAGCCGGAGACGCCGACCCAGTCCACGTACTTGTCGCCGGGGTAGAGCGCGGCGTAGGTGTTCCAGTCGGCCACCGGTGAGCTGTTCCAGTTGGGGCTCCACACCCAGGCGACGTTGTCGGCGCCCTCGTCGGCGAAGACGCCGTGCACGCGCTTCCAGGACTCGATGAAGCCGTCCGGGTTGTTGCCGTTCCGGGCGGCGCCCCAGTTGTACCAGTCGCCGTTCATCTCCCAGCCCCAGCGCAGCAGCACCGGCCGCTTGAGCGACTTGAGCCGGCGGGCGCCGCGGGCGAGCAGGGCGTCGCGGGAGCCGTCGATGATGCCGTCGTAGCTGGTGCCGCGCCACGAGACCAGCGGGATGCCGTTGTCCGTCAGGCCGGGCACCGAGGCGGGCAGCGTGTCGTCCCAGTCGTAGAAGACGTGCACGATGCGTTCGTCCCGGCCGGTCTGCTGCTTGCGCAGCGCGTGCGCCTGCGCCGTGGACTTCGACTTCAGGTCCAGGTACGCGCCCAGCATCGCCTTGCCGGTGCGGAACGGCACCGTGCCACCGCCCTTGGTGACCACGCTGGGCAGTTCGGCCACCGTTGCCGGTCCGGGAATGACCACGGCGGTGCGGCCCGGCGACGAGGTTGCCGCGGCGG includes:
- a CDS encoding GNAT family N-acetyltransferase, with the protein product MTVELRPMTSSEFDSVVDTAFADYLTARVAGGVIRQEDAAADIQQQRKQYLPDGVATEHMLLYIGEADGERIGWIWLALPGGANHPDTAWVYFVVVDDAHRGKGYGRGLMLAAERELVQRGVRRLGLNVFGANETAIRLYERLGYQVVTQQMTKPLIG
- a CDS encoding glycoside hydrolase family 26 protein, coding for MRHGTHRAPRRTLTRRSMLGLGALAVTVPAAAAGVQQWRDRDTPAAATSSPGRTAVVIPGPATVAELPSVVTKGGGTVPFRTGKAMLGAYLDLKSKSTAQAHALRKQQTGRDERIVHVFYDWDDTLPASVPGLTDNGIPLVSWRGTSYDGIIDGSRDALLARGARRLKSLKRPVLLRWGWEMNGDWYNWGAARNGNNPDGFIESWKRVHGVFADEGADNVAWVWSPNWNSSPVADWNTYAALYPGDKYVDWVGVSGYNLHHETPATLFDPIYNAYGTHKPIMITEVGAVDYGGRTKADWITLFAQWVAARPAVGGVVWFDTDTHPGYDERWRIDTNPQSLAAYTAMARSPRFSG
- a CDS encoding AraC family transcriptional regulator — translated: MTTGRFSVSPAVAATMADLGVPAGRVLQAAGLPEDLFRGPQVLLTQEQFYRCWTALEALAGDPAIGATLAARISTETFQPAIFAALCSPDLRHATERVATHKRLLGPQQMAVDADTDQLRVSMRWPPAPPPPPSFVAYEVAFVVALARLGTRTRVTPLSVRVPDPPAGAAAEAYADFLGVRIRRGSPATVAFTGLDARRPFLTANAELWQLFEPDLRRRLGDLDRSESTADRVRAALNDLLPAGEATAAGVARRLAVSSRTLQRRLAEEGTTFQAVLERTRLHLARHYLNRPDVTMTEIAFLLGYDEPSSFHRAFHQWSGTTPQQARSGSIG
- a CDS encoding translation factor GTPase family protein, with translation MLAFLNLGVVAHVDAGKTSLTERLLFEAGVLSEPGSVDAGTTVTDAMELERRRGITIRAAVTSFALGDLTVNLLDTPGHPDFIAEVERSLAVLDAAVLVVSGVEGVQPQTVVIWRALRRIGVPAVLFVNKVDRSGADADRVVTQARHRLTPHLVPLTRVTGAGTRDARVGALALDAEPVVEAVADGDDRVLAAWLAGQRPGRAAVRSALRRGIRRQTLTPVLHGSALTGAGVPQLRRVVTGLLPRAGEPGGPAAGSVFAVDRDGHGRRAWVRLWSGELRVRDRVAFAGRRPERITEVAVSAPGEVAVHPAARAGQIAALRGTSARIGETLGAPPGRRAHRFPPATLQALVEPVDPARRTALFAGLAELADEDPLIDLRLDEQAGEAVVSLHGEVQKEVLAALLQDRYGVAARFSGTAVACIERVTGTGSAQERVKERGNPYLAGIGLRLEAAPAGHGVEFRPGIEPGRLPPAFIAATEEGVRAALRQGPAGWPVTDCMVTMTSSQYWPRQSASHQKFDKSVSSVAADFRNLAPVVVAAALAPAGTRVCQPVNRFELDLPRPAHGPVTALLGRLGALVLDTATNGGYVRLAGHLPAAQVPALTTALPDLTGGEGVLVTRFDHHAPVTGRRPPVQPRRGPDPADRTAWFRAVPR
- a CDS encoding VOC family protein, which gives rise to MFTLAITFDDADPARTARFWAALLGRELTGETTVAGDETQVELRFRAAPEVARTGLNRLHLHVTSTSLADQLERVEQALGLGANHLDVGQRPEEGHIVLADPAGNEFCVIEPGNKFLAGCGLLGEVACDGNRAVGLFWSAALGWPLVWDQDEETAIQSPYGGTKVAWGGPPVAPRPGVRRQRFELTTTGGDRAAGVERLVSLGAARLGSTADGGVLLADPDGNEFSVR
- a CDS encoding oxidoreductase; the protein is MSWTTADIPDQHGRVAVVTGANGGLGLASAVALAGRGAHVVLAARDQVKGAAALERLRAVHPGASAELVELDLGSLASVAAAARRIRSVHPAVDLLMNNAGVMAMPQGLTADGFETQLGVNHLGHWALTAHLLPAIVRVPGARVVTVTSGAQHLGRPLDPGDPSRLRDFDPWRAYDDSKLANRHFAQGLDRRFRAAGVAARALTAHPGFTDSGLQATTVAAGGGGRLARFFDALTRRFGMTVERGALSQLRAATDPEAEGGTMYGPRWSAGGPPVARRLFRPGSDAAIETLWTVSQRLTGLDVDVEAALADTGAIGRP